CGAAAAGCAGCTTAGTTATATCGGTCTTTTTGAGCTTTGCTCCTTCAAGGGCTTTATCTATCGGTGCTTTCACTCTTTCTACTATCGGTGAAATAAGCTCCTCAAGTTTAGCCCTTGTAAGCGTCATCTTAATATGCTTTGGTCCAGAACTTGTTACCGTTATATACGGTAGATCAATATCACTTGATAATGTTGTCGATAGTTCTATTTTAGCCTTTTCGGCTGCATCTCTAAGCCTTATGTAAGCGCCCCTGTCCTTTCTTAGATCTATGCCCTCCTTTTTCTGGAAGTCATCAGCAATATAATTGACGATGGCTTCGTCCATATCGGTACCGCCTAATTGGGTATCTCCAGAAGTTGAAAGTACCTGGACGTTCGGCCTCTTCGAAATCTCAATTATCGTGACATCGAGAGTGCCTCCGCCTAGATCAAAGACTAGGATCTTCTCGCTCTTTCCAGATTTGTCGACTCCGTAAGCGAGGGCAGCAGCCGTTGGTTCATTGATGATCCTTTTTACGTCAAAGCCGGCTATTGTTCCTGCGTCCTTTGTTGCTTGCCTCTGATTATCGTTGAAGTATGCAGGAACGGTTATAACAGCCTCGTTGACAGGTTCTCCTAGGAATGCCTCGGCGTCCTTCTTTATCTTTTGAAGTATAAAGGCAGAAATTTGCTGTGGAGTAAACTCTTTATCAAAAACTTTGAATTTATAATCTGTACCCATCTTTCTCTTAGCAGCAAATATTGTGCCTTCTGGGTTTAGGAGCGCCTGTCTCCTAGCAGGCTCTCCTACCAGCATCTGCCCATCCTTTGTAAAAGCTACATAACTTGGAAATGCCTTACCGCCAATCGAGACCCCTTCAGAACTTGGTATGACGGTGGGTTTTCCAGAGATCACGACAGCAGCAGCAGAGTTACTTGTTCCTAGATCTATACCTATTATCTTCGACATATTCATCACCTTTTAACAACAATTACCTTAGATGTCCTCAATACACTGTTATTAAGGGTATAACCCCTTTGAACTTCGTATTTGATTTTGCCATCTTCGCCATCCTGAGTCATTCCGATAGCTTCATGCAGGTAGGGATCAAATTTTTCTCCCTCGGCTTTTATGGGTTGGAGACCATATTTTGAGAGTATACTGAGCATCTGATCCCTTATTCTGATTAGGTTGTTATCTTTTTCTGCTTGGATCGCAGCATCCATTGAATCTATCACTGGGAGAAAGTCCTTAATAAGACTCTCATTGGCATTTTTTCTGATAATTTCAGTTTCCCTGTCTTTTATTTTAAGATAATTCTCCATATCGGCGAGCTTATGTTTATATGCTTCTGAAATCTCAGCTAATTTTCTGCTGGACTGTTCAGCAATGCTACGGTAAAGTATGGCTTCTTCAGCTCTCTTCTTCAGATTTCTTGTCTTTGACTTTATTATTTCAGTGCTTATAGGATCCTTAATGTAATTTGATGACGAAGGTGAATACATCCATCAGGTATATTTGTTCTTCTATATAAAGATAGTGAGATATCTGATAGTATCTATCAATTGCCCTCTATTTTCACTATTTTAATATAGTGTGCAGTCATTTAGTGCTAAATTATGGCATATATTTATGGTTTTAGAACTCTTGATCGAAGGGTATTCTATCTCGCACTATCTAGGCTCATAAGAGCCTCAGGTAGAGTATCTTCCTTTATTTTCCTACCGCTAATCTTTATCGAGATATATAGTATCAGCTTTCTGATAACTGGCCTAATACTTGGATCTTCTGCCATAGCTATGGCTTTCGTCCAGTATTATTCAGGCCGCTGGACAGACAGGATAGGTAGGAGGTTTTTCCTAATAGTAATCCCAATACCGGCTGCTGTTTTCTATTTTTTAATGTTTACAACGGTCTATTTGCACATGTCCGTTATTCTTTTGATAATATTTTGGTACGGAACGATAATAACTAATTCGCTTCAGTACCCTGCAATAGAAGCTTCTGTAGCCGATGTTACCAGCACAAGCGAGAGGTTATCAGGATACACTCTTATAAGAATAATGGCTAACTTAGG
This genomic stretch from Thermoplasma volcanium GSS1 harbors:
- the dnaK gene encoding molecular chaperone DnaK, which gives rise to MSKIIGIDLGTSNSAAAVVISGKPTVIPSSEGVSIGGKAFPSYVAFTKDGQMLVGEPARRQALLNPEGTIFAAKRKMGTDYKFKVFDKEFTPQQISAFILQKIKKDAEAFLGEPVNEAVITVPAYFNDNQRQATKDAGTIAGFDVKRIINEPTAAALAYGVDKSGKSEKILVFDLGGGTLDVTIIEISKRPNVQVLSTSGDTQLGGTDMDEAIVNYIADDFQKKEGIDLRKDRGAYIRLRDAAEKAKIELSTTLSSDIDLPYITVTSSGPKHIKMTLTRAKLEELISPIVERVKAPIDKALEGAKLKKTDITKLLFVGGPTRIPYVRKYVEDYLGIKAEGGVDPMEAVAIGAAIQGAVLKGEIKDIVLLDVTPLTLSVETLGGIATPIIPANTTIPVRKSQVFTTAEDMQTTVTIHVVQGERPLAKDNVSLGMFNLTGIAPAPRGIPQIEVTFDIDSNGILNVTAVDKATGKKQGITITASTKLSKDEIERMKKEAEQYAEQDRKMKEQIETLNNAESLAYSVEKTLNEAGDKVDKETKDRILSEVKDLRKAIEEKNMDNVKTLMEKISKDIQEVGTKMYQSASSTTQTGSGNQNSSKQENDKTVDAEYKEKS
- a CDS encoding nucleotide exchange factor GrpE, with product MYSPSSSNYIKDPISTEIIKSKTRNLKKRAEEAILYRSIAEQSSRKLAEISEAYKHKLADMENYLKIKDRETEIIRKNANESLIKDFLPVIDSMDAAIQAEKDNNLIRIRDQMLSILSKYGLQPIKAEGEKFDPYLHEAIGMTQDGEDGKIKYEVQRGYTLNNSVLRTSKVIVVKR